The following are encoded together in the Panicum virgatum strain AP13 chromosome 6K, P.virgatum_v5, whole genome shotgun sequence genome:
- the LOC120712539 gene encoding exocyst complex component EXO70B1-like, whose amino-acid sequence MDGSAAELEAAERVVMRWDSAGAGGDEPMLFDGAGDRAEADRFLRAVDDLRRLAPPSPAAVGSPRRLSSSSGSSAAAAGGSGALQVAMARLEDEFRHVLSSRALDLEIEALADLSSLSLTSDRSNSASSADLPAPDEDDSVSSSVGRRSSSAYRSLRSIREIDLLPDDAVADLRAIASRMAAAGYGRECAQVYASVRKPAVDASLRRLGVERLSIGDVQRLEWDALEAKIRRWIRAARAAVRGVFASERRLCFHIFHDLPISSTTISAAAAPATHDTPFAEAVKGAALQLFGFAEAISIGRRSPEKLFKIIDLHDALSDLLPDVSDIFAASKAAESIYVQAVEIRSRLADAVRGILSEFENAVLRDPPKTAVPGGTIHPLTRYVMNYSSLICDYKVTLSELIISRPSASARLAAEGNELAPSLADLELPELENQLPLASHIVWIIVVLEHNLESKAALYKDPALSHLFMMNNVHYIVHKVKDSPDLWGMIGDDYLKRLTGKFTMAATNYQRTSWLKILNCLRDEGLHVSGGFSSGISKSALRERFKSFNAAFEDAHRVQSGWCVPDNQLREELRISIAEKLLPAYRSFLGRFRHHIENGKHPELYIKYSVEDLEIAVGDFFEGVPPTPHNRRRSHG is encoded by the coding sequence ATGGACGGATCGGCCGcggagctggaggcggcggagcgggtgGTGATGCGCTGGGACtcggcgggcgccggcggggacgAGCCGATGCTCTTCGACGGCGCCGGGGACCGGGCCGAGGCCGACCGCTTCCTCCGCGCCGTCGACGACctgcgccgcctcgcgccgccctcgcccgccgccgtcgggagcccgcgccgcctctcctcgtcctcggggtcctccgccgccgccgcggggggatCCGGCGCCCTGCAGGTCGCCATGGCGCGCCTCGAGGACGAGTTCCGCCACGTGCTCTCCTCCCGCGCGCTCGACCTCGAGATCGAGGCGCTCGCCGACCTCAGCTCGCTCTCCCTCACCAGCGACCGCTCCaactccgcctcctccgccgaccTCCCCGCCCCCGACGAGGACGACTCCGTCTCCTCCTCCGtcggccgccgcagcagcagcgcctACCGCTCGCTCCGGAGCATCCGCGAGATCGACCTCCTCCCcgacgacgccgtcgccgacctCCGCGCCATCGCCTCCCGCATGGCCGCTGCCGGCTACGGCCGCGAGTGCGCGCAGGTCTACGCCTCCGTCCGCAAGCCCGCCGTCGACgcctccctgcgccgcctcGGCGTCGAGCGCCTCAGCATCGGCGACGTCCAGCGCCTCGAGTGGGACGCGCTCGAGGCCAAGATCCGCCGCTGgatccgcgccgcccgcgccgccgtgcgcggcgTCTTCGCCAGCgagcgccgcctctgcttccacATCTTCCACGACCTCCCCATCTCCAGCACcaccatctccgccgccgccgcgcccgccacgCACGACACCCCCTTCGCCGAGGCCGTCAAGGGCGCCGCGCTGCAGCTCTTCGGCTTCGCCGAGGCCATCAGCATCGGCCGTAGATCCCCCGAGAAGCTCTTCAAGATCATCGACCTCCACGACGCGCTCTCGGACCTCCTCCCCGACGTCTCCGACATCTTCGCCGCCTCCAAGGCGGCGGAGTCGATATACGTGCAGGCCGTCGAGATCCGGTCGCGTCTCGCCGACGCCGTCAGGGGGATACTCTCCGAGTTCGAGAACGCCGTGCTCCGCGACCCGCCCAAGACCGCGGTGCCTGGCGGCACAATCCACCCGCTCACTCGGTATGTGATGAACTATAGCAGCCTCATTTGCGACTACAAGGTCACGCTCTCCGAGCTGATCATATCGCGGCCATCAGCGAGTGCCCGTCTTGCTGCTGAGGGCAATGAGCTCGCGCCGTCCTTGGCGGACCTCGAGCTCCCTGAGCTTGAGAACCAGTTGCCACTTGCCTCCCACATTGTCTGGATCATTGTTGTTCTTGAACACAACCTGGAGAGCAAGGCGGCACTCTACAAGGATCCAGCTCTCTCACATTTGTTCATGATGAACAATGTACACTACATTGTGCACAAGGTGAAAGATTCACCAGACCTCTGGGGCATGATTGGTGATGATTACTTGAAACGTCTTACCGGCAAGTTCACAATGGCAGCAACAAACTACCAGCGGACCTCATGGTTGAAGATCTTGAACTGTTTGCGTGATGAGGGGCTCCATGTAAGTGGTGGATTTTCGTCAGGAATATCTAAATCAGCGCTGAGGGAGCGGTTCAAGTCCTTCAATGCCGCGTTTGAGGACGCACATAGGGTGCAGTCTGGGTGGTGTGTGCCAGACAACCAGCTGAGGGAGGAGCTAAGGATTTCGATTGCAGAGAAGCTACTACCAGCATACCGGTCGTTCCTTGGCAGGTTTCGACATCATATAGAGAATGGGAAGCATCCAGAACTGTACATCAAGTATTCTGTTGAGGATCTTGAAATAGCTGTGGGTGATTTCTTTGAGGGTGTTCCTCCTACCCCACATAATAGGAGGAGATCACATGGATGA
- the LOC120712540 gene encoding uncharacterized protein LOC120712540 isoform X2: MASEEMTATEVAALLDLKPHPEGGFYAETFRDGSVTLSTAQLPPQYKVDRAVSTAIYFLLPAGSVSRLHRIPCAETWHFYKGEPLTVFELHDDGHIDLTVIGPHLEAGQRPQYTVPPNVWFGSFPTLDVESFASDGSVLVKSRKRDPEQHYSLVGCTCAPGFQYEDFEMATFEDVRSIAPKAEPFLKFLIPSTE, from the exons ATGGCCTCGGAGGAGATGACGGcgacggaggtggcggcgctgctggaTCTGAAGCCGCACCCGGAGGGCGGCTTCTACGCCGAGACCTTCCGCGACGGCTCCGTCACGCTCTCCACCGCCCAGCTCCCGCCCCAGT ATAAGGTCGACCGTGCTGTGAGCACTGCAATCTACTTCTTGCTTCCTGCAGGGAGTGTGTCACGTCTCCACCGCATTCCCTGTGCTGAAACCTGGCATTTCTACAAGGGAGAGCCTCTCACG GTCTTTGAGCTACACGATGATGGCCACATTGACCTCACTGTCATTGGCCCACACCTCGAAGCCGGCCAACGCCCCCAGTACACCGTGCCACCGAATGTGTGGTTTGGTTCCTTCCCCACACTGGACGTTGAGTCGTTTGCTTCCGATGGCAGCGTTCTTGTAAAGTCTCGGAAGCGGGATCCGGAGCAGCACTACTCCCTGGTGGGATGCACCTGTGCCCCTGGCTTCCAGTACGAGGACTTTGAGATGGCCACATTCGAGGACGTGAGGTCCATCGCTCCCAAGGCTGAACCTTTCCTCAAGTTCCTCATCCCTTCAACCGAGTGA
- the LOC120712540 gene encoding uncharacterized protein LOC120712540 isoform X1 yields the protein MASEEMTATEVAALLDLKPHPEGGFYAETFRDGSVTLSTAQLPPQWSALCELGNSSRISLAVRATSLCVTDVCIMIHEVGASGMLGNVMVNLPDKVDRAVSTAIYFLLPAGSVSRLHRIPCAETWHFYKGEPLTVFELHDDGHIDLTVIGPHLEAGQRPQYTVPPNVWFGSFPTLDVESFASDGSVLVKSRKRDPEQHYSLVGCTCAPGFQYEDFEMATFEDVRSIAPKAEPFLKFLIPSTE from the exons ATGGCCTCGGAGGAGATGACGGcgacggaggtggcggcgctgctggaTCTGAAGCCGCACCCGGAGGGCGGCTTCTACGCCGAGACCTTCCGCGACGGCTCCGTCACGCTCTCCACCGCCCAGCTCCCGCCCCAGT GGTCTGCTCTCTGCGAGCTAGGAAATTCAAGCCGGATAAGCCTGGCAGTGCGTGCTACTTCTCTCTGTGTGACGGATGTATGCATCATGATCCATGAAGTGGGCGCATCGGGAATGCTAGGGAATGTGATGGTGAATTTGCCAG ATAAGGTCGACCGTGCTGTGAGCACTGCAATCTACTTCTTGCTTCCTGCAGGGAGTGTGTCACGTCTCCACCGCATTCCCTGTGCTGAAACCTGGCATTTCTACAAGGGAGAGCCTCTCACG GTCTTTGAGCTACACGATGATGGCCACATTGACCTCACTGTCATTGGCCCACACCTCGAAGCCGGCCAACGCCCCCAGTACACCGTGCCACCGAATGTGTGGTTTGGTTCCTTCCCCACACTGGACGTTGAGTCGTTTGCTTCCGATGGCAGCGTTCTTGTAAAGTCTCGGAAGCGGGATCCGGAGCAGCACTACTCCCTGGTGGGATGCACCTGTGCCCCTGGCTTCCAGTACGAGGACTTTGAGATGGCCACATTCGAGGACGTGAGGTCCATCGCTCCCAAGGCTGAACCTTTCCTCAAGTTCCTCATCCCTTCAACCGAGTGA